AGCAATCGGGTCTTACATTCGTAATATCCGTACTTTACACGATACTGGGGTGTGCATGTTACTTTAAGATTGCTTTCGCATCTCTTCGTATTGATTTGCTTTGTCAATGACTTCACCTCATAGATCATACCGTTTCGGGCTGATCTTTGGGTGACACTCCACGATCATGGCGTAATCTCAACTTGAGACATTCAATCCAATTGTGATTTTTTGGGCAGATTTGCTACGAGCCGGTTGTTTTGATAGCCCAACAGGCCGATGCTTAACGGTAAACTTGATTGAATATGAGTAGCATTATGAAGAATATATTAATCGTTGATGACTCCCCTGAAGTGATTGAGCTGCTGGAAGATGATCTATCCTCTGTATCTGATGTACTCATAGAGAAAGCCAGCCATGGTAAAGAAGCGATGGATTTGATTGAAAGCAAAACATTTGACTTGGTCATTACTGATTACAAGATGCCTGAAATGGATGGATTTGAATTTTTGCAATGTCTACGGAAGAATCATGCAGGAGTTTCGGTTATCATGCTTTCAGGGTTTACCTCTGCGATTCCTAACATGGTCAAGTGTGATCAGAATGCTGTTGTTCTGAGCAAGCCATACGAACCAGAAGACCTTCTTTTTGCAGTCGAAAACTTACTCAACATGGCAGTTGACTCCTTTAACGTACTCGTTGTCGATCCCAGCCCTACGGTGCAGTTTGTCCTGAAACAGTCCTTAGGCACCAAAGACTATCATGTTACCCAGTGCTCGACAGGTGAAGGTGCCATAAAAGAGCTTTCGAAAGATCTGAAATTTGATGTCATTTTCGTGGACAACGATCTAAAGGATATACCAATATCAGACTTCGTAAAACAAGTGAAAAATATGAATGCATCGATCAAAATGGTCTTGATGGCAAAGCGTCAACGACCACCAGCCGTGCAAACTGTCGAGGGCATTCATGCTTCTCTACCCAAACCATTTCAACAAGAAGATGTGACCAAGATCTTAATGAACGTGCTTCCAAGTGTGAAACTCAAGGCATCCTAGCTTAGGACGTCGAAGGTAGATCTCCAATCTTAACCCATCGGATAGAGGCCACAGAACATTTATTTTGTTGCATCAATTCTTTCCTCTTCCATGTTTCTTACTATCCTAGATAGGGCCTATCAAGTGATATAGAGACGGCTTACTGGAGAACTAAGAGATTTGAGACCTGGGTTTGTACCCTTCCAGTGAACGATAGTAGAACACTTTCAACACTTAGGCCTTCATCAGTCTTGTCACAGGATCTACCATGTATGAGCATATCAATTGACTTGGAAGATTCTATGAACCCTTGCGCAAAAAGCATTCGTATCAATAGTAATAGCCTTCTCGCGATTGTTGTTAAGAAAAATATCAAGTTGACCTGGCTAGCCCACGTAACACTTGTCGACCGCAAAACAATTTCACGTTGGCTTAGTGGTGATATCAAGCGAGTCCGAAGAGAAAACTTTTTTAAGTTGGTCGATGCGTTAGAATGTGAACCTGAAGAACTCGTTCATGAAACCATGACGAACTATGCTAGCAAAGATGAGCAAATCAATGCAGCAAGGGAAGTACTGAATTTGGTGAAGGATATCAAAGATAGCAAATCGGTAGAGAAGATCCTTAAAGGAATGATTCTACCAACTCTACCAAACGAGATATTAGTAGCATTATACAAAGCTCTTTCACAGATCTACGAACTAGAAGGTCGTGATCGTGAGGCTCGTCGCTATAAAAGATATGCGAGTAGCTTAGATATAATAAATGATGATAAGACTAAGGCCTTTTCAATAGCAAACTAATAGTATCGTTTAAACTCCTATATAATGACAAGCGAATGAAGTGGTAGCACACAACAAGATTCATAGCACTCCAAGCCTATAGTTCGCTTTTACTGTAGCTAGTACTCGTGTGACCATAGTCTAAAAACTCGCCCCACAATGCCCCATGAATTAGATTGATTCGCTTATCAGCAAGTTCTAAACCATGTCTATCGCCAGAAAAAGCGATAACAATATGGAATGACCTTAATCGAATTGGAACGAAAGGAACAATAATGAAGATTGAAACATGTCTTTTAGTGCTTGCTTCCTCGGCTCTTATCAGTGCTACAGCATCTTTTGCAACGCCATCACCTGAACTAGAGAGCTACACGATCCTCGGCAATGCATGCAACAGGGAGAGTGTTGAAATTGTCTCATTTGGTAACCAGTTGGTTGTGAAACCAGATGAGTTTGAAGTCAAGCTCAATAGCAACAACTTTCAAACTGCAAACTGTAACATCGCAGCAACGTTTAGTGTAGATCCGAGCTACAGCTATGCACTTGACGAGGTGAGTTATTTCGGATTGGCGCAGGGAAAAAACGCTTTTGTTAACTTTAATCGGGAGTATTTTTGGGCTGGCTCTCGAAGTGATCAGAGAAACGACCTATATTTCTTTGATAGCAAGAGCAATCGGCAGCTTCAGAGTAGCGATGCAGATCATAACTTCGATTTTGGCAGAGCTTTTCAAATCACAGACTATGTAGCTAGTGATCTGGGAGATTCCAGAGGTTGGAGTCCATGTGGTGCTCAGAAGGTAATATTTCGCGTGAGTACTCTTCTAACAGCTGGACCAATGCCTTCTTCAGGCAGTGGAACAGCTAGTGCGAGTATTTTGGGCGCCACTAGTGAAGGTCCCATTTCAGCAACTTTTAAAGCCAGACCTTGCCAATAAGTTTACATATTATTTAGCTTAGGAGACATATCGTGCTTAAACTATCATCAGCAATGCTCATGGGAGCGTCCCTTATCTGTTCATCAGTCTTTGCTCAATCATCAGATCCAGTAGTCGAGGTGGTTGGAGCTAGTATCGAAGGCGGCGATTGTAAAGTTAAAGACGCTGAATTCAAGCCAGTTGTTGAAATCAACGGCAACGGAGCATCCGTTTCTTTTATTTTTTCAAACTACAAGTCTATTAGTACGGACATTGAAAATCCCTTCAGTACTTGTGATTTCAGAACGACCTTTAAGTTCCCAGATGGCATTACTGGATCTCTAACCCGAGTCGAGTATCGGGGTGTAGCGAGTGGGCAAGGGACCGAAGATCAAGTCAGTGTAGCCGGAATTACGCGCGAGTATTCATGGATTGGAAGCCGTGTTCGTGATGTTCGGTCGGATGTATTTGGTTTCGATGAGCGTCGCAATGCTCAAATCATACAATCTGAAGCGGAGGAAGTTGAGGCCCCCCAGTTCTTCAACCCTAGGTTTTTCGTTCTTGATGAAATCAAAAAGGCGGTTATTGCACCTTGCTTTTTTAACGAAAGAACATTGGTTTGGAATAGTACTCTATTTACTCAAGAGCCGTTCGATGCTCCAGACAACCTTATTCCAACCCAAATTGAGCTAACCTCAGTAGATGTTTCATCGGAGATCAAGTTCTTCGTCGAGTTTAAGGCCTGTAGCTAGGTTTAAATTAGCAATAGTGACAAGTATTTATGAACTCCAAGGGAGTTTCAACTCCCTTGGTGAAAAAATGAGGATATCCTTGTGTGGTCCATTTCATTCTCACTAGTAATTGCCTTTTCTTGTATCCTGAGCTTTGGTCAGTTTGATTTCGCTAAAGCTTCAGAAAGATCATTTGAGTTAAAGGTTCAAGATGTAAAGATCAAGGGGAAAGACTGTACTAACGAGTACAATAGTACTCTGATAAGTGAAGATGGACAGGTGTTTTCAGTCCTCTTTACTGGGTTCAAAGTTGCGAATCGTGATGCTGGCACCCGCGTGATGAAAAAGTGTCGCTTACGATACGAGATCCTAGCACCGGCCCAATGGTCTTTTGGGATCGTGTCGGCAGAATTTCGTGGTTTCAGCATTGTGCGCGGGGACGCCTATGCTCGTCATCGAGCGACCTACGAAATCTTTGATAAAGGGAGCCGTGAGGATTCAGAGCGAGAAGAGCTATTCAACGTTCGTATAGATGAAGGTGTCGGTAACTATGCTCGATTTCACGATATTCCTCTAGATGAAGTTACATGGTCATCCTGTAATAGCGTGTCAAAAATCTTAATGATTCAAAGCTCCATTAGTGCAAGAGTTCAAGACTTTGGAGAGGCCTCAATAAGCGTGAATTCAATCGATGGATTCATCGCAAACTCATTTGGTTTAGTTTGGAAGCCATGTTTGTAACTACATTGCACTTAGCTAGAGAGGTCATACCGCTCCTAAATACGTGTGAAAATCTATTCACATTGCTCGACGAACAGTTTCGTTCTAAATGATGCTCGAATTAGCCTCCAATCATTTCCTTGGCCAGTTCGCATGCCGTTACGATTGGTCTTGACTTTGTTCTGGGTTTTTTTGGCCGTCGAAAAAGAGCCTACCTTTTACTTCCTCAAATCTAAAGCTATCGAGTCTGATGAAAGTCGATTCTTTGTGGAATCTGGTATCGAGTGGTGATCATTTTAAAGAATTCTTTCAAATCTTGAACGACGCATCTTTGACGCGGATTCTACTTTTGGTCAATTCCTGCACCTTAGCTTGTCAGTCATCCACTCGTAGGTGAGGAAAAACTAAACACCCTAAGGTGCAGAAATAGAAAAATGGATCTTTGACGATTTTTCAAATATTGAGTAAATGCATCAAATCTTCGATCTAACGTACTATGGGTCCAACGGCACGGCCTTGCTTGATCTCAAATTCCTGCGAATTTGTTGGTGATAGTTTGATTTCACGAAGTCTTTTTTCACAGTATTCTTTCGGGAAATTATTGTACTGATTTGAATCATGCGTGTTGACTCCTAGGTCTGACGCTAAGACCATTCTGGTGTTGATCTTATGAGGCCGATCTTCCGAAATTTCAAAGATACGAACACCCCTTAGCCGATGCCTGTCGGCAGCAGAAAATCCATAGGTGCCAAATCCAGCACTTGCACCATAACCTAAAAGAATTCCAAAGTAGTTGCCATGATAGCTATTGATATGGTCATGCCCAACGAATACACCTTTCACATCACCTCGATCTACCATGGCACTAAAAAGTCCGCTATTGAAGGGGCCAGTACAAACACATTCGTTTCGTTCGCCAACTAAACTGTGCTTGTCTCGTTGCTTCCCTGGGTGAGTGGGGTAGCCATCAGGATAGACCCAGCCTGCATCGATATCCCACATGTACTCGTGCTCCGGTAAGGGGATATGAAAGTACATAAGGCCAGGAATTTTTCGACCAGCGGATTTTTCAATTTTCTTAGATTCTGAAACATACCATTGAACTTGATCGGAGCGAATCCAATCCCACTTGTTGTCATACTTCACAGACTCTTGATTGATACTTTGACCTGCGAAGGATGAAGGAGCGTATCGACCCGAATCCAAAGTCCAGACTGCAAACGCTGGTTTGTCGCTATCAGACGACTTGATCAAGCTCACAGTTTCACCAGTGCCTGTCACAGAGTTGCCATCATCTGTCTGATTTCGATTGCAAGAGTAGCTGCGATAGATCTGTAATTGTTGAGGCTCATAGATACCCGTTAGACCGGAGCTATCCTCATCGTGGTTGCCGAAAGCGACTAGGAACGGAACTCGGGCCTGTTCCACAGGGTGAATGACATTGTTAATTGCAACTCGCACATCCTCTGGAGTTATATCACCAGAGGCTATGATATCACCGGTAAAAACTACTAAGTTGGGCTTCTCAGTAGTAATGGCCTTACTTATTAATTCCACGGTCCGGCTGTCAATACAGTGGTCATCCTGGGTGTCTGTGATTTGCATTATCTTGAAGGTACGATCCTTGCTAAATCTCAAGTCTCGCTCCAGGCATTGGTCGGCAAGCAAAGCTGATGAAAGGGTTAACGTGCCGATGAGGAATCCCATGGTTTGATAGATTCGCATAGTATGCTCCTACATAAGAATCAATTGTAAAGAGTTCCCGTAGACACAAGCACAACGGGATCAATAAACGAGCAAGGACACATCAATTGCAGATTAAAAATTGGTGAGAAGTTTCGTTTTAACAGAAATCTTCACCTGATATGATTTTCCTGTTATTGTCTTGTTTGTAGGGAAATACTAGTAGGAGAATTATGGAATGGCTGATAGCTCTGGGAGTCTCAAGCAACTAGTGAAATTGGCAATACAGCTGAAGGCCAGCGATATTCATCTGGATTCTGGTCGACCATCGGCATTTCGAATTAATAATAAAATTGAATTTCATGGTTCTGTCATTAAAGCTGCAGTACTAAAGAATTCACTCCTTGACTTGTTGGGTAACGAAAGATGGGCTTACTTGGTTCAGAATAAGTCGATTGATTGTTCGGAGAATATTTCAGGAGTTCGATGTCGTATTAATATTTTTTTCACGTATCGAGGGGTGGGAGCTTCCATAAGGATTCTGTCTAGTCATGTACCTAGTTTAGCTTCATTAAACCTTCATCCAGTTTTTAAGACGATCTCTGATTTTGATCGAGGTTTAGTTTTAGTTTGTGGGCCGACTGGGTCGGGAAAATCTACCACTATCGCGGCACTAATTAATCAAATCAACCATAGCAAGCAGATGAATGTTATCACCATTGAGAATCCTATCGAGTATATCTTTCAACCTAATCTCTCGCTGATTCGTCAGCGAGAGATCGGAATCAGTGTGAAAGACTTTCCAAGTGGCGTTCGTGATGCGCTACGGGAAGACCCTGATATGATGCTTGTTGGCGAGATTCGTGATGAAGAAACAGCAAGGGCGACGCTCAATGCTGCCGAAACGGGACATCTTGTCTTTACTACGATTCACTCAGCATCTGTCGTAGAGGCAATTTCGCGGCTTTCGGCAACATTTACTGAGGATTTTCAAAGTTTTGCCTTCGCTCAACTGGCCGATTGCTTGAAAGCAGTTGTTTGCCAGAGGCTTGTTGTGCACCCCAAATTTAAAATTCGAGTTCCTGTTTGCGAGGTCTTGATTCCAAACTCGGCGACTAGGTCATTGTTGCTAGCAGGAAACCTGAAGTCGCTCCCCGACCACCTGATGACGAATCGTGATGGCGGGTGCTTAACCTTCGATTGGTATCAACAATGGCTAGACGGCTTAGCAAGTCTAGAACCTCTGCCTAAAACTGTAAGGAATGAACCAGTAAACGAGGTAGAAAGTCCAGATCGGGAGACTTGGAGTTTAGCAACCAAGGATCTAAAGCGTGAACATGTGGAACCTAAATCAAACGAGGGATATGAAATTGATGGTGACGCTGACGACCTTAACTCGATTATCGCTGATTTAGAAGGTAACTAACCCACGGCTAGCCTAACTACCTATCAATTGGTCGGGCAAGGCAAGTGTTTCGCTGATCAACAATTACCGAAGCACAGCGATAGTGATGTATGACTTGCTGATTGGTAGTTTAGATGCCCCAGCTCCAATCTGGAGTAGCAAAAAGTTTCATCGGAAAGTATGACTATAGGCTTGCTACGAAACCAGCTCTAGCAATATCAGCTTGTTTCGCTAGTCTACCCTGTTCGTAGGTTTATCACAGAGGTGTCAAAATATGAAGAAAAAGAACGGCATTATAGCACTGTCACTATTAGGTACAGCAGTTCTGTCTTGTAGTCAGGACCCGGTTTATGTAGTGGAAGACCCGTCCATTAAGAAAGAGCGTGATCAGCTAGCTTCCGAAAAAGCCAGCCTTACTGAGTCTAACGAGACTCTTAAGAAGGAAGTCGATCAATTGAAGGCTGATGTTACCGAAGAGGATACTGCTGTTGCTGACTCGGTGAAGCGTCTGCTTGGCCTTTGGCAACTTCGCGATGGTGGAACCGAAGATCCGAAGCTTTGCTTCTATTATGATAAAACAACCAAAAGCTATCGCTATACCAGTAGTTTGAAAGTGAATTTGGAAGAGACCCCTGAGGGTAATGCTGGTGATCAAGCTACAGACCAATTCGCTGAGGGTAAAATTGAAGTGCTATGGCTTAAAGAAAAAACAATACCCTACTCTTACGATCGTGATGGAATTCGCGAAAGTGAGGATCTAGATCGATTGATGACAGTCTTTCGGGTAGAGAATGGAGAAAAAAAATCGGAAACGAGGTACCTGGCGGAGCTAGATCTTAGCCCCGGCAATAAACTCTTCGAGTTGAATCTTCCACTGGAGTCAGATTCAAGCTTCTTAAAAAAGCCGAAAGCCGACTTTGTTAATAACCTATTTGTTGGAAACAGTAGTGTTAATGCAGGTGAAGAACTATTTTTCGAGCCACTTCAGCTTGAAGGCCAGGCGCCGCAGGCTGAAAATGCAGCCGATTCTTCTAAGACTGAATTGGATCTTAAGCTAGAGAAAGGAAAGGCGTTATGCGAACCAAGCTCTTGGCGTTAGTACTAAGCCTCTTTGCGTGTCAGGCCCACGCCAAGGTAAAGTACTTCAAAAGCCATTTTCTCAATGCCACCAGTCAGTCTGATATCGAGCTTCATAGATTCTATACCGTAGATGTTGAAGGTCGGCTCAAGACATGGCTAGCTCCTTCGATTGGCCTGAGCACTTACCTTACTGGCAATCAAACATTTTCCATTAAAGTAGGAATCCAAGGCTTGCTAGCATCTTACGATCAAACAGAAAGCGAGCGCATGAATTATAAGCAGGTCAGCCCGCAGCTGGCTGTTGAATATCGTGGTATTAGCTTCTGGTATCCAAATCTAGTGGCAATGGGAACTTTTGGTTCAGGCAAGATGGATGATTTCAAGCTTGAAGATCGAGGAATGAAAGCAGAGCTGAAAAATATCATACCGCTAAATGAACGATTTGCACTAAGTCTTAGCGTGGGAATGCATCGATTTAAAAGGTATTTCTTTGAGAAGCATGAAGATATTGATGCCTATGCTAGGCCGAAAGAATATAAAAAACGCTATGGATATATGACTTTTGGAGTCACCGCCTGGATTATTTAATCTCGACTCCCTCGACTCCCTCGGCTCGCCGGGGGCTATGAGTTGGTGGCTAGTATTCGATTTGTGAGAGGGATAAAGTAGTACATCAAGTACTCATCTATATGCCACATGTTCTCTTTAGGATCGTCCTCAAAAAATACTCCTGCACTAAGTATCATCAGATCAATGAGCCCCTTGGCAATATTGGGGTCTAATTTATCCTCTTGCTGCCGGGCATTCTTGTAGGTTGTAAGGATTGCACTGTGAACTGCAAAATAGTTTAGGACAATTCTGGAGAATACATTTATCTGGAGTCTGTCTCCTTGGTTTTTATACACTAGGTTGCGATCGAAGAGTATGCTGCTCACATGGCTCGCAATCTCTAGCATCTCTGCTAGAGGAACACTTTCCACCCCATGTCGGTGCAAGTAGTTCTTCGTTTCTGTTTGCCTACTACCAGAGCTACACCAGAGTCGAACAGGTTTTGCTGTCTGATGAAAGTAGAAACTTAGATCATTGACTAGTAGATCCATCTTTACGGGCATGTTTTTAAAAGCGCTGGAACTTTCCATGTGCTTAGCTAGATCGGGGTGCTGTTCGATAAACTTGTACTCGGTAATATCAGCAAGCATTTCGGCGAAAACTGGTGTCATGGCGATAGGGAGCTTATCTAGTGTCAGATCAATCAGAAAATCCCTAAACTTATCTCTATTCCATCCTTGTGTGAAGCAATCTAGCAGGTTTTTTTTCGATGAGGTTTTGATTTCATCGAAAGGCTGTGCAAAGGTAGCAATCTTCTGGTACATCTTCTCAAAGTCAAGGAGCGATGCTTGCCAGCCATGTCCCCAGACGTCGTGAAGCAGATACTTATCAACGACTTTTAAAGGAAGAACTGTAACCAGAGAATTGAGTTCTTCAGTGATGAGTGTTTCATTTATTCCTGTGAGAGAGGCGATGTTGGAAATCATCTCTGGGTTCATCATCTCGCCCTTAATGAAGCCGAAAACTGGGAAATGGGAAAATTGGTCTTGCTTGAATGAGTTGAGTTTCTTGAAAAAATCTAATGTATCTCTCTGATCCTTCGGAGATAGTTTGTCAAAATTATCAAAGTCAGCGTTAAACGTCTTTTCATCAAAAGGGAGACAGAAAAACACTAGATTGCTAGTGACAACTAGTTTGATTTGCTCTTCGGGCAGTGGATGGTCACCGTATATATCTTTGAAAAGTTTTCCAGTTTGGGCTTGTTGGGGGTTCAATTGATCCAGAGAATATAATTTACTCATTGCTTCAATAATTGATTTCTTTAACTTAGCATCCTGGGCATAGTACTTGTTCTCAAGAGAGATTTGCTTCAAGTCGTGCTCACTGAGCGAAGTTGCACTTAGAATTTTAGCGATGACTAATGATTTACTTTGCTCGCTGCTATCAAAATCAACTTGAAACTCATGGAGGCATTTCGATCCAAAATCATCATAGGTTAACTTGGAATCAAGAACGTAGTTGTTGTGATGTATCAGAATATCAATGCTTTTGGCAAGAACTCGCTCGAATGAAGATAGCTCCTTATCATTGAGAGCGATCGGCTCAGGAAGAAAGCAGGCCCCCTCTACAATCCGATCGTGGAGTGATCTTACGGACGTCTCTGTGAGGTCATAGTTCTCTTTGACAGTAAGAAAGAATTTTTCGATGTCTCTGAGGAGGGGTTCATAGCTAGATGGGATACAGTCATCGAATATCCTTTTCCAGTTAAATTCAACCTCAGTCAATGGATGTCCTCGCTCTCGATGGTGTTGAGAGTTTCGTGATTCAACTTAGAAATATCCCCAAGGGTACTTAGTCGCGATGCATGGTTGCGATAGGACTTTTCCAGTAAATTACGAACGTCTCGAGCATTCCCAAATTCTTCCTTACCTCTATTTAAGTCTACTATATCCAATAGCTTATTAGTAGCGTCTGGGGCTAGAACAAAGCCTTCATTTTTAGCTAAGAGTTCAGCAATCTGGGAAAGCTCCCTACGACTATAGTTAGGGAAGTTTATGTGTAAGGGAAATCGACTGGGAAGGCCCGGATTGGAGCTTAGAAATGTAGCCATCTCTGTCGGGTAACCAGCAAGAATGACAACTAGGTCGCCGCGATGGTCTTCCATGTTCTTTAATATGGTGTCAATGGCTTCTTGGCCATAGCTATCCTTACCGTCTCCGCGATACAAGGTGTAGGCTTCGTCAACGAAAAGAATGCCCCCCAATGCTTCTTCCACTTTTTTCTTGGTCTTGACCGCTGTTTGACCAATATACTCACCAACAAGTTGGGCCCGTTCAACTTCAACGAGATGGCCAGTGCGGAGATAGCCAATGTCGCTTAAGATAGCTCCTACCAGTCGAGCAACAGTCGTTTTACCAGTGCCTGGAAAACCAGTAAAGACCATATGGAGCGATGGCTTCTTGCCACCTTTCTTTCGTAGTAGAGATATCTTCATGTATTGGGAAAGCTTCAGCAGTTCATTTTTAACACTTTCCAAGCCGATCAAGCGGTAGAGCGCATCAAAAGGGCCTTCTCTTTGCTCTTCAGATTTTTGGACTAAATCCTCATAGCGACCCTCATCGTTTGGGTCCATGGTTACGTCACTGTATATAATTTCATGTATCTCTTCGTCTTCCAGGAGGTTCAGGTCTTTTTTGCTTAAGCGCTGACTCTGTTGAAAAAGAACTCTATCTAGCGTTCGATGAATGTCATGAAAGTTGGCAAAACCCTTATGTTTTGATCTTGCAATCACTTCATCGACGAGGGTTGTTTTGGCCTCAGGTTCAGAAAGTAGCTTATGATCGCTGAGCAGCCTATCTAAAATCTCAGCAATAGTCTTTGCCGAAAAATTTTCAAGCAGGATCTCGTGCCAGTGGCTCTTAGTAAGGGATAATTTCTGTTTTAAAACATCTAAACTGGGGCTGTTAGAAGTCATCAGTATTGAAATGGGCTGGCCAGAGCTTGCATTTAGAATGTATCTCAACTTGTCTCTGTCAAGCTCATGGTCTAAAAGCTCATGAATATCCTCTATAATGACAATATGCTGATTCCATGTGGCGAGGGATTGCTTGATACTTTTAGTGTCCAGTTGCCTGATATCAAAGTGAGTCAAGACTGTAAACTTAGAATAAGATAGCATTGGCATCAGATGCTGGGAGAGCCATTTAGCAAGTGTTGATTTACCTGTCCCGTCCTGCCCGAGAAGTGCCACACGAACGTCCTCTCCTTGTTCACCAGATCGCTTGGACTGAATCTTGAGGTGGTTTAGAAGGGATCTTGCCGAGGCTAGGGCTTGATCCTGGCCTAAAACCTCAGGGGCTTCAATCGTTTTGAGAATTTCCGCTTTATCGAGTGGAACGCTCGCTGATTGATCCCTAACTGACGATGAAGTCGAATGGAGATCAAGTTTTGAAAGCGCTTTGGGACCAAAAAGCGTCAGGAGTGCATCGTCCCAATCGTTTGACATTTTTTTTATACCTCAGGATCGATGGTTAACGTGGGTTTAGCCCGGTTAGCCTTTTCCATTTTTTGGATCTTGTCTTCCGCATCTTTCGTTAGCTTATCCATCTCAATGATATTTTCTGCCATCTGAGGGAGGGCCTTTAGTCTGAAGTTGGAGATATCATCCAAGGCAGCGTTGATATCAGCAAAGGCAGACTTTAGGGTGTCCATGTTGAGCGCTGTTGACGAAGCTGCCTTGTGGATTTCAGCTCCCTGTGTTTTTAAGCGTTTGGCTGTATTGGCGATAAGGTTATCAGTGGTTTGTGTAAGTGCTCCAACCTTATCGAGCACGATCTTTTGATTGTTGAGAGCCAATGCGACAGTTACAGCTGTTTGAAGTGCTGAAACCGTAACATTGAGCGCTCTGTTAACACCTCTGATCAGCTCTTTGTTGTTGCGTATCACAATCTCCATGGCAAGCACACCTTGTTGGTTGACGGCGAGCTGTTGCTGAAGGTCTTGGATTCTTTGTCTCAAGGCGAAGAGAATCTCTTCTTCGATAAACTTCCGCTTCGGATCATCTGTAGAGATCTCTCGTTCGAGTTTGTAGACGATCTTGTTATCGATCAATTGCCCGAGAATCACAGCTCGCTCAAGCTTCTTGGTCATCTCACGCATACGTTTTTGATCTTCCTTGAGGGTGATATTGTCTCTCTCCAGCAGAGATCGCCCTAATTCAATCGATTTGATTGTGGCTGCAATCACTGTTTGTGCGCTTTCATACTTGCTAAAGTAACGCTTGATGGGCCCTCCGATTCCTGGGATATAGCCCAGGAATCGAGTGACAAAACCCGCATCAAAATCAAATCGAGCTGGGTCTAGATCTTCCACTTGAACCTTCAAGTCGATTAGGGCTTTTGCAACATCACCACCATCTTCACTTCTGTGCTTGATCGTATTGAGAGGTTGCTTCAGCATCGCGCTTTGTTTGGCAGCTTGTTTTTGGAGTTCTAAGGCCATCGACTCCACAGCAACTTTGATGTCCTCCTGACGGGTTAAGTCGCTGTTATCAAAGTTTGTGAGTTTGTCAGCGTGGTCACTAGCTATTCCTTCCAGTTGGTTTTCAACCTCAGACTTCTCTTGAGGTTGCGAAAGTCCAAAATCTAGCTCTTGTTTTAGTGCATCACCTTGTGCTGGGTTGAGTTGAT
The window above is part of the Pseudobacteriovorax antillogorgiicola genome. Proteins encoded here:
- a CDS encoding response regulator, coding for MKNILIVDDSPEVIELLEDDLSSVSDVLIEKASHGKEAMDLIESKTFDLVITDYKMPEMDGFEFLQCLRKNHAGVSVIMLSGFTSAIPNMVKCDQNAVVLSKPYEPEDLLFAVENLLNMAVDSFNVLVVDPSPTVQFVLKQSLGTKDYHVTQCSTGEGAIKELSKDLKFDVIFVDNDLKDIPISDFVKQVKNMNASIKMVLMAKRQRPPAVQTVEGIHASLPKPFQQEDVTKILMNVLPSVKLKAS
- a CDS encoding helix-turn-helix domain-containing protein gives rise to the protein MSISIDLEDSMNPCAKSIRINSNSLLAIVVKKNIKLTWLAHVTLVDRKTISRWLSGDIKRVRRENFFKLVDALECEPEELVHETMTNYASKDEQINAAREVLNLVKDIKDSKSVEKILKGMILPTLPNEILVALYKALSQIYELEGRDREARRYKRYASSLDIINDDKTKAFSIAN
- a CDS encoding DUF4360 domain-containing protein, whose amino-acid sequence is MKIETCLLVLASSALISATASFATPSPELESYTILGNACNRESVEIVSFGNQLVVKPDEFEVKLNSNNFQTANCNIAATFSVDPSYSYALDEVSYFGLAQGKNAFVNFNREYFWAGSRSDQRNDLYFFDSKSNRQLQSSDADHNFDFGRAFQITDYVASDLGDSRGWSPCGAQKVIFRVSTLLTAGPMPSSGSGTASASILGATSEGPISATFKARPCQ
- a CDS encoding DUF4360 domain-containing protein encodes the protein MWSISFSLVIAFSCILSFGQFDFAKASERSFELKVQDVKIKGKDCTNEYNSTLISEDGQVFSVLFTGFKVANRDAGTRVMKKCRLRYEILAPAQWSFGIVSAEFRGFSIVRGDAYARHRATYEIFDKGSREDSEREELFNVRIDEGVGNYARFHDIPLDEVTWSSCNSVSKILMIQSSISARVQDFGEASISVNSIDGFIANSFGLVWKPCL
- a CDS encoding metallophosphoesterase family protein, with protein sequence MRIYQTMGFLIGTLTLSSALLADQCLERDLRFSKDRTFKIMQITDTQDDHCIDSRTVELISKAITTEKPNLVVFTGDIIASGDITPEDVRVAINNVIHPVEQARVPFLVAFGNHDEDSSGLTGIYEPQQLQIYRSYSCNRNQTDDGNSVTGTGETVSLIKSSDSDKPAFAVWTLDSGRYAPSSFAGQSINQESVKYDNKWDWIRSDQVQWYVSESKKIEKSAGRKIPGLMYFHIPLPEHEYMWDIDAGWVYPDGYPTHPGKQRDKHSLVGERNECVCTGPFNSGLFSAMVDRGDVKGVFVGHDHINSYHGNYFGILLGYGASAGFGTYGFSAADRHRLRGVRIFEISEDRPHKINTRMVLASDLGVNTHDSNQYNNFPKEYCEKRLREIKLSPTNSQEFEIKQGRAVGPIVR
- a CDS encoding type IV pilus twitching motility protein PilT — protein: MADSSGSLKQLVKLAIQLKASDIHLDSGRPSAFRINNKIEFHGSVIKAAVLKNSLLDLLGNERWAYLVQNKSIDCSENISGVRCRINIFFTYRGVGASIRILSSHVPSLASLNLHPVFKTISDFDRGLVLVCGPTGSGKSTTIAALINQINHSKQMNVITIENPIEYIFQPNLSLIRQREIGISVKDFPSGVRDALREDPDMMLVGEIRDEETARATLNAAETGHLVFTTIHSASVVEAISRLSATFTEDFQSFAFAQLADCLKAVVCQRLVVHPKFKIRVPVCEVLIPNSATRSLLLAGNLKSLPDHLMTNRDGGCLTFDWYQQWLDGLASLEPLPKTVRNEPVNEVESPDRETWSLATKDLKREHVEPKSNEGYEIDGDADDLNSIIADLEGN